A region from the Geotrypetes seraphini chromosome 10, aGeoSer1.1, whole genome shotgun sequence genome encodes:
- the LOC117367908 gene encoding olfactory receptor 2AP1-like gives MNVTDSVFYAVRFPVLVASGLLSSFTVFVVVYLLVKKPSLCQDGKVFFLIVLVLFRYLNCFINLITVTVTFWFSGISQLLCSVYLLFEYFIVFMEYNCLSAMCVDRYVAICSPFHYQSLCCFQNILKILFGLTVLSCGMPLAGFIYWTYSISASEDGGSFLWCQGHSLNHALSFKIPWITLLGLWFSFSIVVIGFCYIMVYKEGKKAGVIIPSNKRATKTIVFQVLQLSLSFFPLLVSLVLFQLPEWRLMKWSTYSVIEAVNFIVSTLAQTICPVIYGLRSRSIRDIVKRLFCSWKLRTKLHPAS, from the coding sequence ATGAACGTCACAGATTCTGTCTTCTATGCTGTGCGTTTCCCAGTTTTGGTGGCCTCTGGGCTCTTGTCTTCTTTCACCGTCTTTGTGGTGGTTTATCTGCTCGTTAAGAAGCCTAGTTTATGTCAAGATGGGAAGGTCTTCTTCCTGATCGTTCTTGTGCTTTTCCGGTACCTGAATTGCTTCATAAACCTGATCACTGTCACGGTGACGTTCTGGTTTTCTGGGATTTCCCAGCTGCTGTGCTCCGTTTATCTACTGTTTGAATATTTCATAGTTTTCATGGAGTACAACTGCCTTTCTGCAATGTGTGTTGACCGCTATGTTGCCATTTGTTCGCCATTCCACTACCAGTCCCTCTGTTGCTTTCAGAATATTCTGAAGATCTTGTTTGGCTTGACAGTGCTTTCCTGTGGCATGCCATTAGCTGGATTTATCTACTGGACGTATTCTATTTCTGCCTCAGAAGACGGGGGCAGTTTTCTGTGGTGTCAGGGACATTCCCTAAACCACGCGCTATCTTTCAAGATCCCCTGGATAACTTTACTGGGCCTCTGGTTCTCCTTCAGTATCGTCGTGATTGGGTTTTGTTACATCATGGTGTACAAAGAAGGGAAAAAGGCTGGAGTGATAATACCATCAAACAAAAGGGCTACAAAGACCATTGTTTTCCAGGTCTTGCAACTTTCTCTGTCGTTTTTCCCCTTACTGGTGTCGCTGGTTTTGTTCCAGTTGCCCGAGTGGCGCTTAATGAAGTGGAGCACGTACTCGGTAATAGAGGCGGTGAATTTCATCGTGTCAACCTTAGCGCAGACGATATGTCCTGTCATTTATGGACTGCGTTCCAGAAGCATAAGAGACATCGTGAAAAGATTGTTTTGTAGCTGGAAGTTAAGGACAAAACTGCACCCAGCATCTTAA
- the MRPS7 gene encoding 28S ribosomal protein S7, mitochondrial produces MAASMRKVGRLRLFVQNVWTSFPGLTQVRWSRYNPFYLDPETNKEYYRKPQEELTEEEKAEKQLRAVRPIKAAPSNVTSSVFVDPMISKFTNMMMKGGNKVLAQSLVEQTLEKIKRKQLEKYYKASEEERASIECNPYTIFHGALKNCEPIIGLTTIQRGGKNFQVPTPLKDNHRRFMAMKWMITECRENKHRCTLMPEKLSQELLEAFSGQGKVVKRKHDLHKMAEANRAFAHYRWW; encoded by the exons ATGGCGGCCTCCATGCGAAAGGTGGGGAGGCTTCGGCTTTTTGTACAAAACGTGTGGACCTCCTTTCCCGG GTTGACTCAGGTGAGATGGAGCCGATACAACCCTTTTTACCTGGATCCAGAAACAAACAAGGAATATTATCgcaaaccacaggaggagctaACAGAGGAAGAAAAGGCAGAGAAACAACTCAGAGCTGTCCGACCCATTAAAGCAGCACCATCCAATGTCACCAGTTCTGTGTTCGTGGATCCCATGATCAG TAAATTCACCAATATGATGATGAAAGGAGGTAACAAAGTACTTGCCCAGTCACTCGTGGAGCAG ACTTTGGAAAAAATTAAGAGAAAGCAGCTTGAAAAGTACTACAAAGCCTCAGAGGAGGAGCGGGCAAGCATCGAGTGTAATCCATATACGATTTTCCACGGGGCACTGAAGAACTGCGAGCCAATTATAGGCCTTACGACCATTCAGCGAGGAGGCAAGAATTTTCAG GTGCCAACTCCTCTGAAAGATAATCATCGTCGCTTCATGGCCATGAAGTGGATGATTACAGAGTGTCGTGAAAACAAGCACCGCTGCACCCTCATGCCTGAGAAGCTGTCCCAGGAGCTCCTGGAAGCCTTCTCTGGACAGGGCAAGGTTGTGAAAAGGAAACATGACCTCCACAAGATGGCAGAGGCCAATCGAGCATTTGCACACTACCGCTGGTGGTAG